The following proteins are encoded in a genomic region of Haemorhous mexicanus isolate bHaeMex1 chromosome 11, bHaeMex1.pri, whole genome shotgun sequence:
- the LOC132332074 gene encoding T-cell surface glycoprotein CD1b-3-like isoform X2: MQPPHLLLFLFLLILLPGMWADPEEPQVIQYLLTSLFANISSAEVSCVALVGDIAILTLDPANWSIHFHWPWVSQAAAEGDGEKIMSQYKIALRNMIRFVHDTVQQTKQHYPLVVQFRAGCVLYPNTTSQGFLNVGWDGRDLIAFEVDKQGWEAQQPSQVAELVSKSLNRQKSLRILLEHLLSIWVCQSNFLTLKRYGKEILERQELPVATVFARTASLDQLLLVCHVTGFYPRPISVAWLQDGQEVPLGSTLNTSTILPNADLTYQLRSVLAVAPRDGHSYVCRVRHHSLGTRSLLIPWENRSTAPTISITIAVLLLVSTAFAGAFWWWKRRNELLQCGFPSGSQVLPGNCSSTEAP, encoded by the exons ATGCAGccccctcacctcctcctcttcctctttctcttgaTCCTCCTCCCTGGGATGTGGGCAGACCCAGAGG AGCCACAGGTTATCCAGTACCTCCTGACTAGCCTCTTTGCCAacatcagctctgctgaggtGTCGTGTGTGGCACTCGTAGGGGACATAGCCATCTTAACACTGGATCCGGCCAACTGGAGCATCCACTTCCACTGGCCCTGGgtcagccaggctgcagctgaaggagacGGGGAAAAGATAATGTCCCAGTACAAAATCGCTCTGCGCAATATGATCCGATTTGTGCACGACACAGTTCAGCAGACAAAACAGCACT ACCCCTTGGTGGTTCAGTTCCGTGCAGGCTGTGTGCTGTACCCCAATACAACGAGCCAGGGCTTCCTGAATGTTGGCTGGGATGGCAGAGACCTCATAGCTTTTGAGGTAGATAAACAGGGCTGGGAGGCCCAGCAGCCATCCCAGGTGGCAGAGCTGGTCAGCAAGAGCCTCAACAGGCAGAAGTCTCTCAGAATACTCCTGGAACACCTTCTCTCTATCTGGGTATGCCAGAGTAACTTCCTCACCCTGAAGAGGTATGGGAAGGAAATTCTCGAGAGACAAG agctgcctgtggccACGGTCTTCGCCCGCACCGCCAGCCTAGACCAGCTGCTGCTTGTTTGCCATGTCACTGGCTTCTATCCCCGTCCCATCAGTGtggcctggctgcaggatgGCCAGGAGGTGCCTCTGGGCTCAACACTCAACACCAGCACCATCCTGCCTAACGCTGACCTCACCTACCAGCTCCGCAGCGTCCTGGCTGTGGCCCCTCGTGATGGGCACAGCTATGTCTGCCGTGTGCGCCACCACAGCCTCGGCACCCGCAGCCTTCTCATCCCATGGG aaAACCGCAGCACAGCTCCAACCATCAGCATCACCATTGCAGTGCTGCTTCTTGTGTCCACAGCCTTTGCTGGGGCATTTTGGTGGTGGAAGCGCAG GAAcgagctgctccagtgtggatTCCCCTCAGGGTCACAAGTTCTGCCAGGaaactgctccagcacagaggCTCCTTAG
- the LOC132332074 gene encoding T-cell surface glycoprotein CD1b-3-like isoform X4 produces MQPPHLLLFLFLLILLPGMWADPEGDIAILTLDPANWSIHFHWPWVSQAAAEGDGEKIMSQYKIALRNMIRFVHDTVQQTKQHYPLVVQFRAGCVLYPNTTSQGFLNVGWDGRDLIAFEVDKQGWEAQQPSQVAELVSKSLNRQKSLRILLEHLLSIWVCQSNFLTLKRYGKEILERQELPVATVFARTASLDQLLLVCHVTGFYPRPISVAWLQDGQEVPLGSTLNTSTILPNADLTYQLRSVLAVAPRDGHSYVCRVRHHSLGTRSLLIPWENRSTAPTISITIAVLLLVSTAFAGAFWWWKRRNELLQCGFPSGSQVLPGNCSSTEAP; encoded by the exons ATGCAGccccctcacctcctcctcttcctctttctcttgaTCCTCCTCCCTGGGATGTGGGCAGACCCAGAGG GGGACATAGCCATCTTAACACTGGATCCGGCCAACTGGAGCATCCACTTCCACTGGCCCTGGgtcagccaggctgcagctgaaggagacGGGGAAAAGATAATGTCCCAGTACAAAATCGCTCTGCGCAATATGATCCGATTTGTGCACGACACAGTTCAGCAGACAAAACAGCACT ACCCCTTGGTGGTTCAGTTCCGTGCAGGCTGTGTGCTGTACCCCAATACAACGAGCCAGGGCTTCCTGAATGTTGGCTGGGATGGCAGAGACCTCATAGCTTTTGAGGTAGATAAACAGGGCTGGGAGGCCCAGCAGCCATCCCAGGTGGCAGAGCTGGTCAGCAAGAGCCTCAACAGGCAGAAGTCTCTCAGAATACTCCTGGAACACCTTCTCTCTATCTGGGTATGCCAGAGTAACTTCCTCACCCTGAAGAGGTATGGGAAGGAAATTCTCGAGAGACAAG agctgcctgtggccACGGTCTTCGCCCGCACCGCCAGCCTAGACCAGCTGCTGCTTGTTTGCCATGTCACTGGCTTCTATCCCCGTCCCATCAGTGtggcctggctgcaggatgGCCAGGAGGTGCCTCTGGGCTCAACACTCAACACCAGCACCATCCTGCCTAACGCTGACCTCACCTACCAGCTCCGCAGCGTCCTGGCTGTGGCCCCTCGTGATGGGCACAGCTATGTCTGCCGTGTGCGCCACCACAGCCTCGGCACCCGCAGCCTTCTCATCCCATGGG aaAACCGCAGCACAGCTCCAACCATCAGCATCACCATTGCAGTGCTGCTTCTTGTGTCCACAGCCTTTGCTGGGGCATTTTGGTGGTGGAAGCGCAG GAAcgagctgctccagtgtggatTCCCCTCAGGGTCACAAGTTCTGCCAGGaaactgctccagcacagaggCTCCTTAG
- the LOC132332501 gene encoding antigen-presenting glycoprotein CD1d-like translates to MQSPCCCLLSLLLLLFLLSGTWANLEGTFTVRLLQTTTFENTSFADMEGLGLLEDIELGSLDKHTWSIHFCQPWVRPALPRSDWDTIENLLKIYLQQFNHLINEGAMQKDIPYPFVVQCTAGCVLYPNRTSLAFGYVGYNGQDFLSFDTKNFTWTLSQDTKLSRYVQSFLQNYTALSELVETLFNDTCVDDMEVFLHYGRAALERQELPVATVFARTASLDQLLLVCHVTGFYPRPISVAWLQDGQEVPPGPALNTSTILPNADLTYQLRSVLAVAPRDGHSYVCRVRHHSLGTRSLLIPWGRCHPWGMRWGS, encoded by the exons ATGCAGTCCccttgctgctgccttctctccctcctcctcctcctcttcctcctctctgggACATGGGCAAACCTGGAGG GGACCTTCACTGTCCGGCTGCTCCAGACTACCACCTTTGAAAACACCTCATTTGcggacatggaggggctgggccTGCTGGAAGACATCGAACTTGGTTCTCTTGATAAACACACATGGTCCATCCACttctgccagccctgggtgcgcccagccctgccccgttCTGACTGGGACACCATTGAAAACCTGCTTAAGATCTATTTGCAGCAGTTCAACCATTTAATCAATGAAGGGGCCATGCAAAAGGACATCCCCT ACCCCTTTGTTGTTCAGTGCACGGCAGGCTGCGTGCTGTACCCTAACAGAACCTCTCTGGCCTTTGGCTACGTGGGTTACAATGGTCAGGATTTCCTCAGCTTCGACACAAAGAATTTCACCTGGACCCTCTCCCAGGACACCAAGTTGTCACGGTATGTCCAGTCCTTTCTCCAGAACTACACCGCCTTGAGTGAGCTGGTGGAAACTCTCTTCAATGATACTTGTGTTGATGACATGGAGGTGTTCCTGCACTATGGgagggcagctctggagagaCAAG agctgcctgtagCCACGGTCTTCGCCCGCACCGCCAGCCTAGACCAGCTGCTGCTTGTTTGCCATGTCACTGGCTTCTATCCCCGTCCCATCAGTGtggcctggctgcaggatgGCCAGGAGGTGCCTCCGGGCCCAGCGCTCAACACCAGCACCATCCTGCCCAACGCTGACCTCACCTACCAGCTCCGCAGCGTCCTGGCTGTGGCCCCCCGAGATGGGCACAGCTATGTCTGCCGTGTGCGCCACCACAGCCTCGGCACCCGCAGCCTTCTCATCCCATGGGGTAGGTGCCACCCATGGGGGATGAGATGGGGGTCCTGA
- the LOC132332074 gene encoding T-cell surface glycoprotein CD1b-3-like isoform X1, which yields MQPPHLLLFLFLLILLPGMWADPEAEPQVIQYLLTSLFANISSAEVSCVALVGDIAILTLDPANWSIHFHWPWVSQAAAEGDGEKIMSQYKIALRNMIRFVHDTVQQTKQHYPLVVQFRAGCVLYPNTTSQGFLNVGWDGRDLIAFEVDKQGWEAQQPSQVAELVSKSLNRQKSLRILLEHLLSIWVCQSNFLTLKRYGKEILERQELPVATVFARTASLDQLLLVCHVTGFYPRPISVAWLQDGQEVPLGSTLNTSTILPNADLTYQLRSVLAVAPRDGHSYVCRVRHHSLGTRSLLIPWENRSTAPTISITIAVLLLVSTAFAGAFWWWKRRNELLQCGFPSGSQVLPGNCSSTEAP from the exons ATGCAGccccctcacctcctcctcttcctctttctcttgaTCCTCCTCCCTGGGATGTGGGCAGACCCAGAGG CAGAGCCACAGGTTATCCAGTACCTCCTGACTAGCCTCTTTGCCAacatcagctctgctgaggtGTCGTGTGTGGCACTCGTAGGGGACATAGCCATCTTAACACTGGATCCGGCCAACTGGAGCATCCACTTCCACTGGCCCTGGgtcagccaggctgcagctgaaggagacGGGGAAAAGATAATGTCCCAGTACAAAATCGCTCTGCGCAATATGATCCGATTTGTGCACGACACAGTTCAGCAGACAAAACAGCACT ACCCCTTGGTGGTTCAGTTCCGTGCAGGCTGTGTGCTGTACCCCAATACAACGAGCCAGGGCTTCCTGAATGTTGGCTGGGATGGCAGAGACCTCATAGCTTTTGAGGTAGATAAACAGGGCTGGGAGGCCCAGCAGCCATCCCAGGTGGCAGAGCTGGTCAGCAAGAGCCTCAACAGGCAGAAGTCTCTCAGAATACTCCTGGAACACCTTCTCTCTATCTGGGTATGCCAGAGTAACTTCCTCACCCTGAAGAGGTATGGGAAGGAAATTCTCGAGAGACAAG agctgcctgtggccACGGTCTTCGCCCGCACCGCCAGCCTAGACCAGCTGCTGCTTGTTTGCCATGTCACTGGCTTCTATCCCCGTCCCATCAGTGtggcctggctgcaggatgGCCAGGAGGTGCCTCTGGGCTCAACACTCAACACCAGCACCATCCTGCCTAACGCTGACCTCACCTACCAGCTCCGCAGCGTCCTGGCTGTGGCCCCTCGTGATGGGCACAGCTATGTCTGCCGTGTGCGCCACCACAGCCTCGGCACCCGCAGCCTTCTCATCCCATGGG aaAACCGCAGCACAGCTCCAACCATCAGCATCACCATTGCAGTGCTGCTTCTTGTGTCCACAGCCTTTGCTGGGGCATTTTGGTGGTGGAAGCGCAG GAAcgagctgctccagtgtggatTCCCCTCAGGGTCACAAGTTCTGCCAGGaaactgctccagcacagaggCTCCTTAG
- the LOC132332074 gene encoding T-cell surface glycoprotein CD1b-3-like isoform X3, with amino-acid sequence MQPPHLLLFLFLLILLPGMWADPEAEPQVIQYLLTSLFANISSAEVSCVALVGDIAILTLDPANWSIHFHWPWVSQAAAEGDGEKIMSQYKIALRNMIRFVHDTVQQTKQHYPLVVQFRAGCVLYPNTTSQGFLNVGWDGRDLIAFEVDKQGWEAQQPSQVAELVSKSLNRQKSLRILLEHLLSIWVCQSNFLTLKRYGKEILERQELPVATVFARTASLDQLLLVCHVTGFYPRPISVAWLQDGQEVPLGSTLNTSTILPNADLTYQLRSVLAVAPRDGHSYVCRVRHHSLGTRSLLIPWENRSTAPTISITIAVLLLVSTAFAGAFWWWKRRKGNEATWET; translated from the exons ATGCAGccccctcacctcctcctcttcctctttctcttgaTCCTCCTCCCTGGGATGTGGGCAGACCCAGAGG CAGAGCCACAGGTTATCCAGTACCTCCTGACTAGCCTCTTTGCCAacatcagctctgctgaggtGTCGTGTGTGGCACTCGTAGGGGACATAGCCATCTTAACACTGGATCCGGCCAACTGGAGCATCCACTTCCACTGGCCCTGGgtcagccaggctgcagctgaaggagacGGGGAAAAGATAATGTCCCAGTACAAAATCGCTCTGCGCAATATGATCCGATTTGTGCACGACACAGTTCAGCAGACAAAACAGCACT ACCCCTTGGTGGTTCAGTTCCGTGCAGGCTGTGTGCTGTACCCCAATACAACGAGCCAGGGCTTCCTGAATGTTGGCTGGGATGGCAGAGACCTCATAGCTTTTGAGGTAGATAAACAGGGCTGGGAGGCCCAGCAGCCATCCCAGGTGGCAGAGCTGGTCAGCAAGAGCCTCAACAGGCAGAAGTCTCTCAGAATACTCCTGGAACACCTTCTCTCTATCTGGGTATGCCAGAGTAACTTCCTCACCCTGAAGAGGTATGGGAAGGAAATTCTCGAGAGACAAG agctgcctgtggccACGGTCTTCGCCCGCACCGCCAGCCTAGACCAGCTGCTGCTTGTTTGCCATGTCACTGGCTTCTATCCCCGTCCCATCAGTGtggcctggctgcaggatgGCCAGGAGGTGCCTCTGGGCTCAACACTCAACACCAGCACCATCCTGCCTAACGCTGACCTCACCTACCAGCTCCGCAGCGTCCTGGCTGTGGCCCCTCGTGATGGGCACAGCTATGTCTGCCGTGTGCGCCACCACAGCCTCGGCACCCGCAGCCTTCTCATCCCATGGG aaAACCGCAGCACAGCTCCAACCATCAGCATCACCATTGCAGTGCTGCTTCTTGTGTCCACAGCCTTTGCTGGGGCATTTTGGTGGTGGAAGCGCAG GAAAGGTAATGAGGCTACATGGGAGACCTAG